Proteins co-encoded in one Thamnophis elegans isolate rThaEle1 chromosome 1, rThaEle1.pri, whole genome shotgun sequence genomic window:
- the TMEM86A gene encoding lysoplasmalogenase-like protein TMEM86A, producing the protein MVSPVTVVKSEGPKLVPFFKATCVYFVLWLPTSSPSWFSALIKCLPIFCLWVFLLAHGINFLTAHHNACRIFAGLIFSALGDAFLIWQEQGYFIHGLLMFAITHILYSSAFGIKPWDLKVGLGFGLVSSFCYTFLYFYLSGPFTYLVAVYVALIGFMGWRAMAGVQLCNDLWTWTKLSACIGSVLFMVSDLTIAVNKFCFPVPYSRVIIMATYYAAQMLIALSAVENKDEEVFKKRK; encoded by the exons GTGAAGAGTGAAGGTCCTAAACTCGTGCCCTTTTTCAAAGCCACCTGTGTCTACTTTGTCCTCTGGTTGCCAACCTCCAGCCCTTCCTGGTTCAGTGCCCTCATCAAATGTTTGCCAATCTTCTGCTTATGGGTCTTCCTGCTGGCACATGGGATCAATTTCCTGACAGCCCATCACAATGCCTGTAGGATCTTTGCTGGCTTGATATTCTCTGCCTTGGGAGATGCTTTCCTCATCTGGCAAGAGCAGGGCTACTTTATTCACG GCTTGTTGATGTTCGCTATTACACACATATTGTATTCCTCagcatttggaattaaaccttgGGACCTGAAAGTTGGCCTTGGGTTTGGCTTGGTGTCCAGTTTCTGCTACACTTTCCTGTATTTCTACCTTTCAGGCCCATTTACCTATTTGGTAGCTGTCTACGTTGCCTTAATTGGCTTCATGGGCTGGCGGGCTATGGCTGGTGTGCAGCTCTGCAATGACCTTTGGACTTGGACCAAGCTTTCTGCTTGCATCGGCTCTGTGCTCTTCATGGTATCTGACCTGACTATTGCGGTCAACAAATTCTGCTTTCCTGTCCCCTACTCAAGGGTCATCATCATGGCCACTTATTACGCGGCTCAAATGCTCATTGCACTTTCTGCGGTGGAAAACAAGGATGAagaagttttcaaaaagagaaaataa